The following coding sequences lie in one Chloroflexaceae bacterium genomic window:
- a CDS encoding PTS fructose-like transporter subunit IIB, whose translation MSRIVAITACPTGVAHTLMAAEALRRTAVAMGHEIQVETQGAEGARNVLSAESIAAADVVVVAADIRVDASRFVGKPVYETRTSEAITKTRAVLEAALALLPASSSPPAPAPSAPVAPVAKRLVGITSCPTGIAHTFMAAEGLRKGAEQLGHQIKVETRGSVGAQNTLTPEEIAAADAVVIAADTKIDLSRFAGKPVYSTSTKAAIHDGAAVIATALKEATVHSGAPAGGGADLTAQVAAAKAARSASASGPYKHLMTGVSYMLPFVVAGGLLIALAFALGGIYVYEEAKTGTLGWALFQIGGPSAFALMVPILAGFIAFSIADRPGLAPGMIGGMLAASSGAGFLGGIIAGFIAGYSVAWLNRMLNLPPTLAGLKPVLILPLLGASITGLLMIYVVGGPVSAALAALTGWLQTMESSSAVVLGLLLGAMMAFDMGGPVNKAAYAFATGLLASQVFTPMAAVMAAGMTPPLGLALATWLFKDRFSAEEREAGKAAAVLGISFITEGAIPFAAKDPFRVIPAIIAGSAVAGALSMLFGCTLQAPHGGVFVLPIPNAVGNLPMYLVAILAGTLVTAAMLYALKRPLAVPASSAAADATQPVTA comes from the coding sequence ATGAGTCGCATCGTCGCGATCACTGCCTGTCCAACTGGAGTGGCCCACACGCTGATGGCCGCCGAGGCCCTCCGGAGGACCGCCGTTGCCATGGGACACGAGATCCAGGTAGAGACCCAGGGCGCCGAGGGCGCCCGCAACGTCCTCAGCGCTGAGAGCATCGCCGCCGCCGACGTGGTGGTGGTCGCGGCTGATATTCGGGTTGATGCCAGCCGTTTCGTCGGCAAACCCGTGTACGAGACCCGCACCAGCGAGGCGATTACGAAGACCCGCGCCGTGCTCGAGGCGGCGCTGGCGCTCCTCCCCGCTTCCTCCTCGCCACCCGCGCCGGCGCCCTCCGCCCCGGTTGCGCCGGTCGCAAAGCGACTCGTGGGCATTACCTCGTGCCCCACCGGTATCGCCCATACCTTCATGGCTGCCGAGGGGCTGCGCAAGGGCGCCGAACAGCTCGGCCACCAGATCAAGGTCGAGACCCGGGGTTCCGTGGGCGCGCAAAACACCCTGACGCCAGAGGAAATCGCCGCTGCCGACGCGGTGGTCATCGCCGCCGACACCAAAATCGATCTGAGCCGTTTCGCGGGCAAGCCGGTGTACAGCACCTCAACCAAAGCCGCCATCCACGATGGGGCGGCGGTGATCGCCACGGCCCTCAAGGAGGCGACGGTGCATAGCGGCGCTCCGGCCGGCGGCGGCGCCGACCTGACTGCCCAGGTTGCGGCGGCGAAGGCCGCCCGCAGCGCCAGCGCCAGCGGCCCCTACAAGCATTTGATGACCGGGGTGAGCTATATGCTGCCCTTCGTCGTCGCTGGCGGCCTGCTGATCGCCCTGGCATTCGCCCTCGGCGGAATCTACGTCTACGAGGAGGCCAAGACAGGAACCCTGGGCTGGGCGCTGTTCCAGATCGGCGGCCCGTCGGCCTTCGCCCTGATGGTGCCCATTCTGGCCGGCTTTATCGCCTTCTCTATCGCCGACCGCCCGGGCCTCGCTCCCGGTATGATTGGCGGCATGCTCGCCGCTTCGAGCGGAGCCGGCTTCCTCGGCGGCATTATCGCCGGGTTCATCGCCGGCTATAGCGTCGCCTGGCTAAACCGGATGCTCAACCTGCCGCCAACCCTGGCCGGTCTCAAGCCAGTGCTGATCCTGCCATTGCTCGGCGCCAGCATTACCGGTCTGCTGATGATCTACGTCGTCGGCGGCCCGGTCAGCGCCGCCCTCGCCGCGCTGACCGGCTGGCTCCAGACGATGGAATCAAGCAGCGCCGTGGTTCTGGGACTCCTTCTTGGCGCGATGATGGCCTTCGATATGGGCGGCCCGGTGAACAAGGCAGCCTACGCCTTCGCGACGGGGTTGCTGGCCAGCCAGGTCTTCACCCCCATGGCCGCAGTGATGGCCGCCGGGATGACCCCGCCTCTGGGGCTGGCGCTGGCGACCTGGTTGTTCAAGGATCGCTTCAGCGCCGAGGAGCGCGAGGCTGGCAAGGCCGCCGCCGTGCTAGGGATCTCCTTCATCACCGAGGGCGCCATTCCCTTCGCGGCTAAAGATCCCTTCCGGGTCATTCCCGCGATCATCGCCGGCTCGGCGGTTGCCGGCGCGCTCTCGATGCTCTTCGGCTGCACCCTCCAGGCGCCCCATGGCGGCGTCTTCGTCCTGCCCATCCCCAATGCGGTCGGCAACCTGCCGATGTACCTGGTCGCTATTCTGGCCGGCACGCTCGTCACCGCGGCGATGCTCTACGCCCTGAAGCGCCCCCTGGCCGTACCTGCGTCGTCTGCCGCAGCGGACGCGACTCAGCCGGTGACGGCCTGA